The Bombus affinis isolate iyBomAffi1 chromosome 15, iyBomAffi1.2, whole genome shotgun sequence DNA segment TGACTAAAAGGGAAGCTAATTTTTTAAAAGGATGCATCAGTCTTTATTCCGAATTCCATGATTTTTATcgattctttatattttatccttttatatagacataattaaaaattttcaacgaatgtaaattcatttttaattatgaATTTGTAGAGATAAATTTTACATCTATGAAACTTCTAGAAGAACTCTTAGATTTGCAAAATCCATCGAGTCATATAATACAATGGAAACGTTACTAAACAGCTTGATATCAAATGACACACCTTCTCAACTTCCCCTGAGATCACATATACCGAGCTTAATCAGCTAATGGCGCGGTTGAAAATAATTACTCTCGAATGGGTAATTTGGATCAAAAAATGATATTACATTACATATGTAAAACGACTCATCATCTTTAAACACTTTTGAAAGTCAAAAATATTATAAAGCAGAAAAATCAGCTTTATTATGTTTGTAATAATAACGCGTGCAAATGATACACCTACATTAATGAGAAAATTTCATGAAATGAAATGTACGATTTAATTAAACGCCTGTTAAACACGAACACGTGCACTGACAACAACATCTGCGCTATCACATTATATTAGGCATCTAATGTAATTATGTAGTAGCTACTAATCAACGCAAGTGTGACGGACACGAAAGGTCTAATCTATTAGGTAAACTGAATTTCATCCACGCTTAGTGATCATTGtatttttcttactttttaaacatattttacCATAACTTTATTTTAAAGATTTGCTGTTCTAGTCACTAGATATCGATACAGGATGATCTAGAGTTTAATAGCCGAATTTTAAATAGGTCATTTAAAGTTCCACTGACATGTTATAATAAAAGTACGAAATACAAATAGAATGCGACCTTTGCCACCAATTTTACGTCATTACTTATAACAAAACTTGACTGTTAAATACCGGAATATACTGTATATTTTCGTGTATTTTGTGCGTTACATGCATTTTTGAATAAATGCATTTCTCATTAATGCGTGAAGATTTGCAGTCTAGTAATTTTATTTAGAAGGTAGCACGTGCATAGAATAATAGTGTTTACAGAACTTGTTCTAAATTATTTATTGCTGCTGATGGAGAAGTTTGTTTCTTGTAGTTTCCTTCAATCTGGAGTATGGTGAGGCTTTTATACTTGATGCTAGAATGCTCGTATACATCTAAGTAGATTAATCgaatatggaaatttttatattgacaGGATCTCCTTCTCAACCTGTTAAGCATATCCTTTAAATAGAAACTTTCCTAATCGTCgaattagaaataaaaaatgaataaatttcTATCAAGTCGATTTTAGTTCTTGCAAATGTAAATATAACACGAGTCATTTTTAAATAATCTGATTGACGAACCAGCTCATGTTCCTTGGTTGATAACTCGTGATTTTATAGAGGATAGTTTGAAGTTCTTCCTTTCTAAAAATCATCTGATTTACCACAGATCTactgtaataaaaattattattcttgcgcataaaatattttgaattatATTTAGTAACATATTTTGATAAACGTGATAGGGTgatatagtataaaatataGGTACATATAggataatatatgtatacatatatatacacaaaataTATACAGTGTCAAGTGGTTAGAACGTGTaggtttatttaataaaataacgagtggatgaatttgtaatagtcgGATGTATTAAAATAAGTACAACTACTTAGTACAGAGATAGTGTATGCCGGTTGTAATCGTCTCTCGCTCATACCAATAGAAGAAACGATAATAATACTATTGTCATAGGTAGCACGTTCGTACATCTATATTACCACAAAAAGTTAAGTCAAGTTAAAAAGTTAAGTTGTAACCTAAAACAACGTTAACATTCGAAGGTACAATAATACGGGTCTCTCgtagatttaaattttccatttcaATTTGAAGCTTTTTCTACGGccatgtgccgctacaaatataatatagatAATATAGATAATACGATATCAGAGATATAATATGTATAGATAGCATGCATGCAGAATATTATAGATAACATGCAAAACACAGAATATTATAAATGACGTAGGTAATGGagcatatatatcatatatagaaCAGACATAGAAAAATGACTATAAAATTGTTAAATCCTCAATGTTCGAGGGTTTaacattttaacattttaacatTAATAGATTTGACAATGAGAAATATCGTGTCGTTGATTTGTCATTACAATCCATTTACTTGTAAAACGATACACAGCGTTGTAGATTTATCGTGAAGCATTTTTTATCTAAATAGTATTCTTcaaaaagtgaaaaattataatatacaagCGATACGTATGGCTCGAAATAAATCGATAAACACTCGACACTAGAACACACGGTACATAATAACGACAGAAACACAGTGGATAGACGGTGTAAACGAAACTTGATCAGAGCATGCTTTGGTATGCTAAGTGGTACGTATTAAGCTAATTAATGGATGCATCTCGGCATAATTTGTGTGTTCAGAGTCTCTTAGTTACCACGGTGTACGCGGTTCCTGTGACAGATCGATACTTCTAATTTCATCGGTTGAAGAGGGGCAGAGAGGAAATGGGTGGAAAGGGAGAGGAGAGACTAGGAGGTGGAGATGCAATCGCTTTGGTTGTCATACGCACAATCACGAGGTTGCGTAACGTCGAATCTACGATGTTCGAAAAGAGCGAAGCAACTTCAGATTTTCTTCCCTTATGAGAGTCATATAAATGCAGATGTGGTCGTATTTCCGGTATAGAAACATCGGTATCATTTCGAAGTATACATACAGCAGCTCGCAAAAGAATCTGAACACTTGCAGAAACCTTTTAGCAAAATATAGAGGGTGTCTCAGTAATAATGGTACAATTGACCTTTGTCAAAAAACATATTGAGGATCGGTTAAGGAACTGATCCTTAACTAATCCTCAATatgtttttaaattaataacaatcaactgttttattaaaaattgtatttcgcCTCATAAAATATTCAACACTAACATGTTGCATGTATACGATCTAACATACAGGATACAGTAAAATGTatctgtaaaaatataaattaaagattatttatattttccatCATATACGAAATTATTGTGCAAAGTGAAAATGATCGTTGCACGAGAATCAGATGATTGATATAGATATTTATTGTAATACAAGGTATATCACAAGTATTTAGTAATAAGAAAATTTTACTCTGCATTTTTTGTTCATTTTCCACACGGGATTTATTCCTTGCCGATTGTACCAAAACTACTGGGCCCATTGCACTGCTAAGGAGATTTCAAAGAGTTTCATACAACACACGtcatacatttatatttatatacaatatatcataaaataaaaaagataataatacattgtaatatatttgtaaaagtttTCTACAAATGCTAAAATACTTTCACGAGCCACTGTATATTATAATGTACGTTGGCGGGCATAGGAAGATACCTTAGCCCCTGGCGAATGGCTTTTCTTTGGAACTTACCAGTGCAGCGGATGCGCTTTCATTTCCATACACGcgaatgtatatgtatacgctTGGTcttatttcctattgaaatcgAGGTTTTATGGTTTTCAAATGCAGCGTGTTCTATTCGTATATAGATTTTGCGATTGTTTCCAAATTACGGTAAATTTGCGTGGATAAGGTACATATAATGAATAGAACAGTACATtgtacttttctttttattaaaaattatttgcattagAAGCTACACAGGATAGcgtatatgcatatgtacaaCGGTCTACTCgaataatatttacataaatattatctACATTTCAAGGTACACGTGAATCAATATAccgataaaaattataaaaattgcgCATCATCGTCATTGTTCATAGTATTTCTTATCCATTTTACGTAATACTGTATCCTAGTATACACATCAGGATATCCTGGTCTAGCACATCCTGATCCAAAAGAAGTGACGCCTGCCAATTGCCATACTCCGTCTGCGCGTCGACATTGTAACGGTCCTCCAGAATCACCCTAAGAGATGTTTctattttatcatttaaaaCATTACTTACaaatctatatatgtatatttatattgctAAAATGTACACTAATTACTGaaaatattgttaaaatatccggatcaaattttaataatcttGAAACGAAGAAATGTGTACAACGATACTCTTATCTTCTAACTTAAAATATTGCTTAatatcatatatatgtatatatgtgtatattaaaaaatttttagaaatatttataactaattgttgaaaatattttttaggtATGCGAATGTAATACTGAATATCCTTAAAAGGATAAAATATTTACTATAAAGCATAGTAAATGGTTCAGAAAGCGTATTAAAATCGAAGTATGATGAGTATGGAGAGATTTCAATGTTAAATAGCGATTTTATAAGTAAAGGAAGAGATTCATCTGGATAGAGCCTTGTCATTGAAAGCCAGATTGCATTATTGCAGAAAATGCAAGGATTCCAATCTACTTAAGTGTATTTTGATGACCGGTGGTAGATATCTTATGTAACGACGAAAGTGATAACTCTAAATTTCATGAAATGaaatgatgaaaatgttttagaATTTGGATAAAAAAAAATTGCTTTTGAAATAATAAGATTAGAGCAATGTTACTCGTACGAGGTACGatacgatataataatattaagtatTTCAGCTTAGATTTTTACTCGGCAGGAATTTagttaatataatatagaaattgATTATTTACCACGCAGCTTCCGGTCGAGCCATCGGTGTGACCAGCACAGAGATGACCGCTTCGAAGCGATACCGATTTCCCATAAGCTTTCATGCATTTTTCAAGATCTAGCAATGGCACTGAGGCTTCTAATAGTGCGGTGGAAAGTGACTGAGAAGGTCCGTATCGACCCCAGCCAGAAGCGACGCATTGTCTATTCGCAAGCTCCTCTTCCGGCTCCGGTAAACATATCGTTCGTACTACTTTGGACAAAGGAGCTGGTCTAGCTAACTTCATCAGCGCTAAGAGAAAATTGAATATCCCAAATTTTAGTAATTTTCACACAAACTATCGTAGTTACTATCGTAGATTCTCATCAAGCCAACGATACCATTTTAGGGTTAAAATTGTTTATTTACCAATATCGTGCAAGTAATTGTTGAATCTCTCATGGAGGATCACTCGTTCAACAGGTAGTCTTGCCGAGCCTCGTCCACCGGAGTCTAATTCCCATTCCCCAACCACCGCCGTCCACAGTGCACCAATCGGTAAATTGAAAAGCTCGCTGTAAGTAAATATCCATATCAGTCTATAAATCGATggtgaataaaatatatatatatttatatttaattaatctttACATATACGGATAAATTTCATTGGCTAACAACAtcgtataatttaataaatctttTTTTAGACACTCTATATAGTGATAATCTGGAAGTTCGTCGCTAAGTTCGTATAGATTCAATGAAAAGTGAAACCCACTTATGAATGCAATGAGCAGCTGTGACGACCCAAGTGGGTTCAATGAGAACGCCGCCGCACCAGTGACCGATAAATCCTAACTTTGGGTGGAGAAGCTGTAGAGACACCTGCCAGGGCCAAGAGCCTCGTTTACTCGGTTTCCCGTTGAATATTCGACCCGTTGTACTCCCGACGTTCTTTTGCTTGTCCACAGTAGAAGAAGTGACGTTTTTCACCGACAGAATCGCACGTGGCTGCCTATGCGATGCTGAAGGACATCCGCAAGCTGTTATTCAAAAACTCAAGTTTCCCACCTCGTTGACTTTCACTGGTAGTCAACTAATATCAATTAAATACGTAATATATTCAATGGTTTGACGAAATGGTTATTTGTAGACTGGAAATTTGTACGAATTCACGCGAAATTTAAAGATTTAAAAGTATACAAAATGCATATAATAGttctataatatatgtataacagttccTCTATAAATTCTGTTTCTAACTCTAATTCAGTTTAGTTACAGAAATAGGATCTAAATGGAGATCTGTGTCACCCATTAAATATTATTGGTGCTTTTATTTTGCCATATTAAATGCATCCTGCAGACTTTTCCACTTTTCCATTTCTCATAAAGGTACGAACAATCTATTTATTATATGGATAGAAATTGCATTGAAATGTTTGATGGCTATCaaacttgaaaaataaaaatggtcTTCCTTAAAAAGTCAAAAGACatacaatattttaaaaatatctacAAATACATTATAAACAATATTCAAAAAATACACCATAAGTGTTATAGAAACGGTAGCTTAACATTATCTTATACTTACAGAAATGATCTTCCTGAACGATCCTCAGGATCGTGCAGTCGATCTCCGCAAGAATGAAAAGAAGTATCGCCAGCCCACCGCGAAGATTCATTTCCAGTAAGGGAAGCACACCATGCATACAACTATCTTCTTCAACCCCGTACACTTTATTGTCTCATACTCTTCATAttgaattataacgatatacacttcGAACCTTACTATTTTATCgataacgaattttcttaatatACCTTTGAATGTTTCAAGTCTCACAATGTACACAAATCAATTTTTTTACTATCAATTAATCAATTTCTATCATCTTTCAGATAACATCACAATGATATTAAAAAGACAGGCATAatcgaagaaaataaaataaacgaataaaaggTACTTTAACAAAGATATCTACGAAAGTTTACAACTTCTAACAAAGATGATAGAGGCAAGTGACGAGAGTACGACTAGGTAATCCTTGTTGCGGATCGTTCACTAGAACGAGTAAATCCTTCGAAGGAACTTACTTAGAAGAAAGTGATCGTTGACGATTCCCATCGAAGAAGGGGAATATGCATACTTGCGATCACGACGAACCAGTGGAAACTGGCAGCTCTTAAACAGACGAATATCGCTCTCACTAACGAAAGTTACCTCTTTGCCATCACTGTCTTTCTTCCTCGCTCTTTTCATACCAATTAGAAACGTTCATTTTTCTTAGATGCGATTATGAATCATGTGTCTTCACAAACGCGTGCAATAAGATCCTTCTATCAAtgaatccttttttttttattattggcTACTTAACTCTCAATTAACTTACATATTACACACTTCCTTTGGAATAGAAACAAATCTTCTTCGTTGTTTTTCACATAGGAGTTTTAAAGACTATTTCTTCGAGAAAGAAAAATCTCCATGggaaaaagaaagttgactctACGTTGAGTTTAAAGAGACTTAAGATATTGTTTCAGCTCTGCTAATGAGATAGTGAATGTAATTCATGTTTAATTTTATGTAGATTATATTTCCTCCAATGTTGGATTAGATctaattattcaaatttaatGTTAATTTGGTGTTTAATTTAGTACTTAATTTTGGTTCATCTCAATTGAGCTAAATCTAATAAACTTGGCACAGATATAATTTAATACTCAAGAGGAGTTAAGGACTGaagattgaatttaaaaaatgtgctatttcaaataatctttgtcCAATTTGAATCTAACTTAGTATCTAAAAGGATTTGAGGATAAAATTGTAGGATTTAAGAAATGTATACGTCGTTCGATCTTTAACTATCAAATTTAGAAATGGAGATATTTTCATGGTGATGTCTAGATCTAGAAACCCAATTCGCCTACTAAACACATCCTGCGTTACAGATCTTCCTTTCAGTCTGTAACATATAATCCGTTATGAATCATTTAGTTGTAGTTTCTCGTAATTACGCATTATCGAGGCATCGGAGGAACGATCGCTTTTTGCTTGACGTCGAATTACCCGATGCAGTAGCGTGTTTACCAACAAACCTGTTAATCATTACTCTCGAGAAACGGATTCTCGCTGAGAAACATAAACGCACGTATAGCTTGTCATTTCACTACAACGAGAATGTCAGTGATGCAGAGCAGTGAACCTAGAGGACGATTCAAAAATACAATCATACAATTCTCGGAAAAGGATCATCATGTTACATTGATTATCAAGTTAATTTATAGAAGCAGACGAGCAATACTTACAATTCtcgattttcaaattaattCTTTCACAAAAGGCAACAACGATAAAAACTCGAAGATGACATCAGTATCTTTGGAATTTACTTTATTAAAATACGATTAAATAATATAAGCATCATAAATAAAACGATTCATTGATTATTTTTGCTCCATGAGAAAAGGAAGAATGTTGAAATTTGAAAACTGGAAGACATGTTTTGAAAGGACCTGTATAACTTTTGCACAAAAACGTGTTAATTATAAATTGAGGATATTGAGAACTAAAAATAAGagtttgtttccttttttgaAGCAGCTTGTAGAGTTGCTGTTATCGAGGCCATTTCCATGAGGCAAGGAAAGTGAGGAGGAATGCAATGTGACGTCGAGATAAGTAACGAGTTGAGCGTGTTTAATTACTCTCTCTGTTCACGAGAACATTTTTAGCATTGCTAATTCGTTCAAAGAGAACTTTATAGCGTTATAAATTATGAAACTCGATCGAAATTACAAAAATTCCACGACGTAAATTATATAGTTGAAACAAGGCAGGAAGCGTGTAAAGgagatttccttttttctccctTTATAGTTCAGAAGAAAGCGATGTAAAGTAAAATTGTTTTCTTCGAATCCTGCGTCGTTATTTGAATTTTCTATGGTTCAATTTTGTCACTATTTCAGCTAGCATCGAATAATTTCGTATTATTTCCACTAGGAACGGTCCAAGTGTGATACTTGTATAGAATCAGCTCTAATTGTGAAAGCGAAGACAGTAAAGTCGATGAAAGCGATCCTTTTGTTTTTCCAAAGCGATTTAACATGACCGTAATTCCGTGTGTTTCACGTTCAATTTAAAATTCCTACACgcagaaaatgaaaatattccgTTTCGGCTATACATTGATTACAGTATGtacaaaatttgtatatttcccccttgtaataattttttcatTCAATTGTAAAAACGTGCATCTGATATTTATGAAAAACCGATACACATTTTCACTCATTAATTACAATAGAGAAAGTTATAAAAAAAACTGCTTTCTGATATTCTTAAAGAACATAGTGCATGCACCATTTACTACACCTGCATACTTAGGTAGTTTTCAAATCTTATGGAATTATTTATcataattgaaatttcaaaactGAGATATAAAACTGAGATATCTTTTGATGCAAATTCCTATAAATCTTTTATTGTCATATCGTTGATAATAATATGTAaggtacatataatatatattataatttattataatttgtaataaattataatgaaatatgtaaaagGTTATATGTAGACCGGAAGTGTTATATTGGCCGGATATAAAAATGCAATATGGCGGCTGAGGAAAGGTGGGCACATGCCACAAAGCAAGAAAACACATCGAGAtcagttatatatattttaatcaatTTGTTTTCATACCGGACTACaagggtatatatatatatttatttatttatgtacttttttttattattacagtCGATTGCTTTCTCTTAACCATTCCAATCAATACAGATTGAGATTCGAATTTACAGCAATACATCGCGAGTAAGCAAATTAGCCTAATTTGATACGGCGTTTCCTTTTAGATCAACCAGACTCGAGAATCGTTATAATATACATGTACAATAATAAGCGTGCTGAATGTGTAAAAAGACGGAATAGATTGAATCCATTTAAGAGATAAAAATTGCTACAAAGTATCTTATAAACTGTAATTGACAATACAATGATATATAGTCAA contains these protein-coding regions:
- the LOC126924702 gene encoding chymotrypsin-like elastase family member 2A; protein product: MHGVLPLLEMNLRGGLAILLFILAEIDCTILRIVQEDHFSCGCPSASHRQPRAILSVKNVTSSTVDKQKNVGSTTGRIFNGKPSKRGSWPWQVSLQLLHPKLGFIGHWCGGVLIEPTWVVTAAHCIHNELFNLPIGALWTAVVGEWELDSGGRGSARLPVERVILHERFNNYLHDIALMKLARPAPLSKVVRTICLPEPEEELANRQCVASGWGRYGPSQSLSTALLEASVPLLDLEKCMKAYGKSVSLRSGHLCAGHTDGSTGSCVGDSGGPLQCRRADGVWQLAGVTSFGSGCARPGYPDVYTRIQYYVKWIRNTMNNDDDAQFL